ATACCCTTCAGCGTTTACTCCCCCACTTCATTTACTCTCATTGtgttttttcatttcaaaatgtgACCTTACATTTTGACAGTAAATTTCCAGTCACTTCTCTGCACATCACACTAGTCTATGTCATCTTGACATCTTCTACAGACCTACCTACTGCCATCAACAAACATCAAGATTTCACACCAACTGAACAAGTCTAAAACGTGTATGTATACCAAAAATACATCTGGTATTGATTTTCATGATACACTACTAAACCTTCACCAATTTCATTAACAGCAAAGATGTTGGTATTTCTGAGTGTGTTTAAAATGCAGGCAAAAGTTACAAGCAATCTCATTTGATGTTGAGTGCAGAGCAAGGCCCCAAACTCCACTTTCAGATGCCCTGTTCAGAAAGGGaatagaaaggaaaaggaaacattATTTATTCTATGAGCTGGAGAAAACAAAGGATTCCATCCATGTATAAATCAGACCAATAGATACTAGCAAAATAACAGCTCATGCAGGCAAATCTAATCTAACATTCAAATGGACACCATAACACAAACATTTACAGATTAAAATATTGTTAACAAATGGTGAGGGAATTCTGAATATTGATTCCAATGAGAAGCAAGATGAATCCATGAAATATGTAACTTCtcagtaattttaaaaattgacatgTATTTCAGGTATTTTTTTCTACACAACTGCAAAATAGCTAAAAACTTGGGTAATGCACATAATATGATGCAAGTAGTACCTCTGGAACAAAAACTAAAACACAACAGTGAAGTCACAAGTTCAGACAGTTTGTTGATGCATTTTATTGTGAGATGGGTAGTCTggtataaaactagaaaatgacTATCATGTAActaggcaattaaaaaaaaacttctggctTGTATCAGATGTAGAGGAATTCTAAAACAAATTGGCACAAAGCAAAAAATGTTATGTTGTTCCCAACACTGCGCATGACTTTGTAATTTGGCTGAGGATAGTAATACAGTTCCATGGTTACACAGTAAtctcaaaaaaactgcaaaaataccatgctgtataacattATACTTGAAATTCAGTAGCCCAATGTATTAAAAGTGAGGCAGGGCAAATAACTGGATTCTGAATGTAAAGTTCATACATTCCCATTTGAAACTCTAGTTCTACAGTCCAAGGCAAGTAATACTGTTACATAACACtgttaaacaaaatttgattgCAAGAGAACCAATTGTATTTCTGCTTTGAATTCTTATCAACCTTCCAAATCATTTTTCTTACTAAAATATATTATTGTATTAATACAAACTACAGTATTATACACTACATTGTGTAATAAATAacaataaagaaatataaaaataagacACATAAATATAAAAGTTTTCTAAAACTAAAAGGTACATGTGTCAGTAAGTAGGGTATTAATACTGCCAGGTTCAAGGACATACAGTACAAAATTTGCACAAACATAGGAAACTAAAAAGTTATCataatttgaattaaaataatactgaaataaaatcagctaaCACTGTTAATAACTTGCACCAAAGCTAAGGGCTGGTTAGAGCCACATTTCCATAATACTGATTTATAAATGGCACTTGCAGCACACAGGTCTTGCATAAGGCCAGGGGGGTACAAAGCTCCATACCATATTCCTCACTTACCTAAGTAACACTAGTCACTAAAACACCGACTTCTGTTCTCTCCAACAATTATACTGTTAGTTCTTACTTTGAAGACTTGGCAACAGACTGCTATACATCTAACTACAAGTCTTACCACATCcttcttaattttgtttttctagtAGCTGCTTTAAGGCTAACATTATGCGTCAAATGAATTTACACTCTAAAATAAGGTCAACTAATGTCATCAATTACTACCTTCTAGTGCGATACTGATAAAGGTAGACAATAATACTTAGGAGTATGTTAGATACAAGTATAAAGGGAATTCTGTAGTGCAGAAATTTTCACATCCTTTTAAACCAATGAAATGTTGAGAGTCAGCAATGGAATAGAGAGTTGTAGTACTACAAATCTACAATTGATACTTTCATTTGTAATAGAAATTTTCATAGAAATCTCTCCCAGCTGTACAGTGTTGAAGTTAATGGGATACATGAATGGCATAATGAAGAGCAACACAGGTAAACAGGTAATGCAGAATGACTGGTAGCAAATTCTTTTAAAACCTGTTGGTTTGCCTTTTAAATCAAGACAGTCAGTTTATGCAATTTCtcacttgcaattttttttttgcattttttttatacaaaCATCATTCCTAATATCTTAAACAGTTCATGTGGTAAATTGTTAATTGTTGAGGTTCAGGCACACCGGGATTTCTACACAGTAGTGAAGAGAAAACATAGCAATATAGAGTGtgtttctggaatttttttttaaaaacatggtaCAACACTAATTGCAGAACATTTCTTCTCCAATTTAAATTCCTGATCAAGTATTCATTACATTTTTTCTGGTGAATTAGCTTCCAAAGCTTGTAGACTATTTACTGTATTTTCCTGCTCCACATCACTCATCAGGTCTGTTCTATTTGCTTCTTCAGCCTCCTCTTCTGAttcctctctcatttcctctgCACAAGTATCTTGCATTTCATCactttccttctcttcctcctccttctcactTTCATCTTCTCTTGCAGTGCTATCCTTGTCATCCGAGTCCACATGGGAAGGAGAGGTCCTGATATCTGTATACTCACTGTTGTTCAGTGAATCAGGCCCAGTCTCCTCTTGCTCTGTTCCTTCACGCTCTTCAGCTTCTCGTTTACAGTATGAGTAGCGATGGTTCATGTGCTGCGAATAGGAGCCTGAATGTGAGAAACGTTTGCCACATTTATCACACTGATAAGGTTTCTCTCCAGAGTGCAGTCGCGTGTGTTCAATCAAATGGTGTTTGTGTTTGAAAGCTTTCTTGCAAATCCCACACTGATGAGGTCGCTTACCTGGCCAAATGAAGATATTAGAAGTAAGCAAAGTttgcttaaaacaaaaaaaggtgTTACTCTCACAAGGTTCAATCTCATTTACAGTTACAGTGCTTTGAGCATATTAATTTTaccaatataaaaatataatccTAGAAATCCTTCTGTATACTTTGCCTTAGTAATTCCCATTTTGTCTTTCACTCAAAACAATCTTTCAAACCCTAAATCCATATAtttaaatgcatcttaaaatGGTTGTCAATCTGTCTTATTTCAACCATTTTGATCTTCAATAACATTTCACCTCTTTGAagttaaatattttgattttttttaaagacgaAATAAACATCCAATGCAAATTAGCTGACTGGCAGCTCAGGTTGGCCTCAATAATACATCAAGGCATGGTGGCGTAGTGGCTGAGAAAATGGACAAGTACTCAAAGACCTGCCCATTGATGCAGAAAAACATGGCTGcttaggaatttaaattcaagtagtttAATAAATCTGGGATAAGAAACTACAAATCAGTAATCGTAACCATGAATCTACTGGATTGTTATAAGATCCATCTAGTTCATTAATAACCTTTATAGGAAGGAAATCTATGTGAGATTCAAAGCTCGTGAATTTGGTTGaatcttaattgcccttgaaatggTTCAGCAAGGAACGCAGTTGAGTGGTCAATTAGAAAGAGATGATAAAGGCGGGCCTTGCCAGAAAGTCATATCCCAAGAATAAAAACTCACTCTCTTTTCCGATAAGACTGttagaaataatttgcatttgaacAAGTATAATGGATCAAATAAACTCTCTCTGTGCAGCATTATTCAAATGGCCAATTGGCTACGAGAAGCTTGCCTAACCCTATCTATACTTCTTTATTAAAAATCAGAAACGTCTTTCAATATATTCTACTATGCAAATGTTATAAACAAGATTAAAGGAAACTACATGCACAATGAGTACCTTGAGGAAAGTATAAGCACAATGAAGATTTCCAATGGAGCAAATAAGCCCTCGATATTGGCGATCACGGAATGGAAGCCCAGAACAGACACTCACTCTTTGCTTTAAGATTGCAACACAAGAGAGCTTAGGGTTCTTAAATTCCATCTTAATTGTTATTGGCAGGGAGAAAGAGGAATGGATGATTAAGCAGCCCTTCGGGTAACTTCTGAATCTGGAGTGGTGGTGAATTTGTCCTTTCCCAAATATTTACTATTCAGAACCTGCCAACAAGCCGAGCCCCCTGAATCCAGGTTTCCCTCAACAGCAACTGAGACAGGTATAAAACATTGATGGCAGCTACTTTGAgtcaactgggggggggggggggggtggtggggggagagagatgggagtgAAGATAATTATCTGGTCCAACACATTGCAAAGCTCCCTACCACCTGAGGAAATGAAGGTTTGAAGGTCTCACACAAAGCTCATTGTTTACCAGGCAACAGTGATTCCTTGCCTTCCAGTATGCTTCAGAGTCATGAAGTACTAAAgcagacatctcaaagcactggagagataccaccaattcTGTctgtgcaaaatcctccaagtgcaCTGGCAGAATAAGCAAACAAATATCAGTATCCAAtcaagattcaaggatgttctcaaagaccAAGTATAACAGCTCCACTGACTTGAGGGAATTATTGCCCTatgaccgctcaaagtggagaaggaacatttagtTCGGCATAAAGAACAGAGTCCACTTGTTGGGAGCTCAGAAGCCttatgtaaatggtggaaggagaacATCTCACAACTTACCCACCTGCCTGACCCATCAAACAACTCCTGTCCCACCTATGGCAAAAGCTGTTGGTCCTACACTGGCCACATCAGCCATGTGAAAACCTAGAGAACTGAagtagaagcaaatcatccttgatcccataAGATTTtagggaggagggaggatgatTCATACAAGGCTAGCACATGGTTGCAGTTACAATTAAGTTGTTATTCTTTATTTCCAGGGGAACTGAATATAGATGTAGGGAGGTCATGCTTAATTTATAAAGGACTTTATTGAGACCAGATTGGAAGAACTGCATATAGTCCTCATTTAAGAAAAGATGCTTAATGTTATGGAAGCAGTTTAAAGGTAGTTTACTGGACCAATATGGAAAGAGTGGATTGATTTATGAAGGAGGGTTGGATAAGCTAGGTGTGTATACACCGAAGTTtagaagactgaagggtgacttgattgaaacatacaaggtgaaaatggaaaggatatttcctcttttGGGATAATCTAGAACTCagggtcactgtttcaaaataaattgttgcccatttaaaaacaagatgaggcaaaatattttctcagaGGATTGCGAGTCTTTGAAAATGCTCCTCCTCaaaggatagtggaagcagagtctttgaatatttttaagacagagatagatacttgataagcaaggggttggAAGGTTACtgagagtagatgggaatgtcGAGTTGAAGTTAAGTTGacattggccatgatcttattaaatgtcagagcaagcttgagagactgagtggtcctctcctgctcccaatttacatcaAGGAGGAGGGGCAGAGGAGCTGTTCAGAACCTGTAGAAGAAAATGCATACGGAACTAACAAAAGAATCATTTCAGACTGGGCCTCCAAAGTCTCAGAACCTGACTAAGTACAGACCATAAAACAAAGGCCTCAAAAGAAAaaagtataaaaatataaaagtatAAAATTTTAGAAACATAAACAAGCAAAGTCTATGCCCTGCCAGAGAGAACAATATCTGATTAAGTTTTAAccataaaggaaaacaaaatcaagtaGATATGAGCATTCTGAGACTGCTTAAACGTTTAAAGAAATGAACTCCTGAGAATCAAAAtagagaggaaagaaaagtaaATCCAGAAATTAGATTTACCAACTGCCTTTGCTTTGCCCCTTGGCAATATAGTGATCTGAAATGACCTAATTACCAAGAGATGAATAAGTTTTTAAATACATCTCCTCCTGTGCACCATTAGTTCACCAATACACAATTATCATGCACAACCTGAGGTTCATGAGAACGCTGCCAAATCATTCCTTTGCCAAGTCAGACCTGAACAGTACATGCCTGTGTTAGTTCTTTGCAGGTTCCACTCTCCCCCACAAATTAATATGAAAAACTCTGACCAATCAATATTGAACACATTTCAATACATTTCACTTCATGAGCTGTAAGCATAAGAATGTTAAAATTTGAAAGGTACAAGCACAAGTTTTTCCTACATGTATGATCCGTATAAAGATAAATTCAATAATGTGTAGTTTTGATTTATAGTaaacaaaaatattctgcttATTTCAAAAAGGCAGCGGTATTTATACACTTGTGGAACATAACTAGTACAACTGCCTGGTGCTTACACTTAATTCTCTCCCACAACTTTGGCCACAGCACAGGCTCCAACCATTGGCCATTAGTCCCCTACCACCTACCACTCCCAACTGACCTCCATCCCAACTCTCCAGTAGCACTCAATGTACATTCAGCTGTCTCTGGAGATGACAGCTAGGGACTCGTGACTAGTCACTTGTACCCGACTTCAattgccaacacagcatgctcatCTGGGTGCACGCAGACTTCTAGGCCAAAAACTGCTTTCCTGGCTTGAAATACAAATGGTACATCACACTACATTTACACAATATCTTTCTTACCTGTGTGCTCATACTTGTGTCTCAGAAGAGAGCTactcttttgaaatattttatcacACAAATCACAGGCGTACATTCCATTCTCTGTCTTTTTTATTTTCTTACGTGGTGGCGTAGAGTCTGAATCGTTCTGATCATCAGTATTGGGCACACCTCCAGAGCTCGTCTCTTGGTTTTCCTCCTTCAGGAACACAACCACCTTTGTTATGCATTTTCAGACAACAATCACATTGTAGTGCTGCTGTAGTGATAcccttcttaattttttttttgatttagttCTGATTTCACATTGAGAGAGATTATAAGAAGAAAAAGACCTAGAAATCCTTCTGCACAAGGAAAGATGTATTAAATTGGCAATGCATGCCTTCTGCACGAGTCCCTCACTACAATACTCCAAGCCGTGGTCACAATGGAACAAATCCTGCACAAGCATGCACAGAAGCCTCATCTCTTCCAGCTCCAGAGTCAGGTCACAGAATTTTGCTGGTGGACAGGGAAGGTGGGAGCCATTATgggaatagagaaacaaaggactgcagatgctggaatccagatgaaaaacactatgatgctggaggaagaccCGAAggattgactgcctgcttttctccacggatgctgcctggcctactgagttcctccagcttcatcatgtttttcatctattaTGGGAATAACCTGGTTCCTTTAATGAAATGAAGGGTCAAAGCTTCACTTGAGGaatgggaaactggagcactgagtGTTAAGCCTGTATATTAACGTTAGTGTATTCAGCTGTGGAGGCGAGAGGTGTGGGTAGGCAGAATCAACGGTGGCAATCAGGTGCAAGGACAGGGGTTGCATTTTGGCCAGGGACCAATGGGGAAAGGGGACACCCAAAGGAGACATGGGGTGCATGGGGCCAGGGAGTGGGGGGGTGTGGAGACAGTTGTGAGGAGCAAATTTCAAAAGAGGATTTACATGCATGAGGATCCAGTCATCATTCTCCATAGCCAAAGAGCTAGTTTCCTTTAATTTGCAAGGAAGTAGGTCCACATTTGCTTTGAAAACCTTTTGTGGGAATAACTTAAAATGTGTTAAACACCACTTGTTACTACTTGCAAGACAGGGCACTTCTGTGCATAAGCATTACTATGCATTGAGCAAGCTATTGTGTGTTTAATAAGATTCCGCTGTGGTTTCCCCAGAACACCACGCTACCATTAATGTTCAGGGAAGTCCTTCGCTAACTGCAAGCATAAAAAGCAGgtagatttggaaaaaaaaacaaattagtaaCAGAAATCAGCATACTTACTTGATGATTTCCATTGGCTTGAGTTGATTTCTGTTGCTGTTCAGCTCCATTTGAATTAGTTGTTTTATATGTGTAGGCCACCTGTGGAATGAAGCTGGCCTGCTTTATTGTAGCTATAGGTCTGAGGCATGGAACACTGTTTTGACTTGAAATGGCCACAATTGTGGGAAGTTTGGTGGTGACTGCAGGAATTGCAATATTTATTGGTTTGGCACTTGTTGAGTTTCCTTCATTAGTACTATCATTTTCTATTTGCTCTTTCTTTAAACAAGACAAGTTTAAGGGCTCCTCTTGGACATAATGAACACTGCTGTGGTAAACACTGGTTATAGTGGGTCTTTCAAGCCCTTCTTTTTGCTGCCTTGGAAGTGAAAGGTCAAGAGGTTCTAACTGCAAATCCTCTTGATTGCTATCTGGTGTGTTGAGATAGCTCTGTGAATTTCTAGAAGATGCAGAAGAAAGATTCAGTGGTGATGGGGAAGGAGTATTACTCCTTGAAGGTTCTGCTGTTGCATTAAGTGGTGTATTCGTAATTTGAGATTCAGTCAGTTTATCATTGGTTTCTGAATTTGCTGAGTTGCCTTGTACATCATCAGGTGATGAATCTGGATGACTGATGAACAGCTTTGGTTTGACCTCTTCATTGTTTGGTGTGGGAGAAGAGGGACAAGATGGCTGGACTGGAATCTGACTAGTCTGCATTTTCTCAAACCATTTTTTTACCTTTTCTAATGGTAGGTTTACAGCAACTGAAATCTTTGCCAATTCTTCAGATGTTGGCTGTGCATTCAATGCATAATATGCCTTCAGAAGTGACAATAGATTCTTCAATGGCTCTTGATCTGAAGAGGTATTCTCTTCTGTTGATACAGAAGCTCCAGCGAGGTTTTCAGGAACCTTAATACTGCTTTCCCCTGAATTAGCTTCAGTTTTTAATTGATAGTGCTTTAGCTCATGAAGTGCATTTAGCCCACCAGGACATTCATTACAAAGAAGGCAAGTGTTACTAACGCCTTCTGCACTTGTCTCAGTTTTCTCAGATTTGACTGTGAGGTCTTCTGGTGGCTTTTCACTTGTACAACTGTCTGCTAGATTAGGAGCttccttttttaaattttgtggCACAGCTTGGAGCTGACTTGGCTCTAAACTGTAGTTGATAATGATTTTGG
This genomic interval from Pristis pectinata isolate sPriPec2 chromosome 5, sPriPec2.1.pri, whole genome shotgun sequence contains the following:
- the zeb1b gene encoding zinc finger E-box-binding homeobox 1b isoform X2, with amino-acid sequence MLDQATSVERETVTNYNNVVEASSDTDDEDKLHIVEDESVTDAGDCDANALEEDLPTKCSVLPRKDETDEENESAEWRNEEGTKENTDNLGPEAQMLSDGCTANEEGCDSDGENCFHDSAAEDEQTHDPKVQEYLQQKDTAVIFPEAPEEQHRRATPEASGQENGTPDAFAQLLTCPYCDRGYKRLTSLKDHIKYRHEKNDDNFSCSLCRYTFAYRTQLDRHMASHKSGRDQRHVVTQTGGNRKFKCTECGKAFKYKHHLKEHLRIHSGEKPYECSNCKKRFSHSGSYSSHISSKKCIGLISLNGRARSGIKTPQGTSPSLSPSTNSPARTQLRHKLENNKPLQEQPAINQIKTEPVDYEYKTMVVTSGINCASSFQNGGFSGNTPVQVTTSPQSVVQAVVLPTVGLVSPISINLSDIQNVLKVAVLENNHVTLPSKEPGTVSSGSVQQNSHSLISSISLPLIDQDGTTKIIINYSLEPSQLQAVPQNLKKEAPNLADSCTSEKPPEDLTVKSEKTETSAEGVSNTCLLCNECPGGLNALHELKHYQLKTEANSGESSIKVPENLAGASVSTEENTSSDQEPLKNLLSLLKAYYALNAQPTSEELAKISVAVNLPLEKVKKWFEKMQTSQIPVQPSCPSSPTPNNEEVKPKLFISHPDSSPDDVQGNSANSETNDKLTESQITNTPLNATAEPSRSNTPSPSPLNLSSASSRNSQSYLNTPDSNQEDLQLEPLDLSLPRQQKEGLERPTITSVYHSSVHYVQEEPLNLSCLKKEQIENDSTNEGNSTSAKPINIAIPAVTTKLPTIVAISSQNSVPCLRPIATIKQASFIPQVAYTYKTTNSNGAEQQQKSTQANGNHQEENQETSSGGVPNTDDQNDSDSTPPRKKIKKTENGMYACDLCDKIFQKSSSLLRHKYEHTGKRPHQCGICKKAFKHKHHLIEHTRLHSGEKPYQCDKCGKRFSHSGSYSQHMNHRYSYCKREAEEREGTEQEETGPDSLNNSEYTDIRTSPSHVDSDDKDSTAREDESEKEEEEKESDEMQDTCAEEMREESEEEAEEANRTDLMSDVEQENTVNSLQALEANSPEKM
- the zeb1b gene encoding zinc finger E-box-binding homeobox 1b isoform X6: MTFHQKREKFEIKLVYDAEKANEEGCDSDGENCFHDSAAEDEQTHDPKVQEYLQQKDTAVIFPEAPEEQHRRATPEASGQENGTPDAFAQLLTCPYCDRGYKRLTSLKDHIKYRHEKNDDNFSCSLCRYTFAYRTQLDRHMASHKSGRDQRHVVTQTGGNRKFKCTECGKAFKYKHHLKEHLRIHSGEKPYECSNCKKRFSHSGSYSSHISSKKCIGLISLNGRARSGIKTPQGTSPSLSPSTNSPARTQLRHKLENNKPLQEQPAINQIKTEPVDYEYKTMVVTSGINCASSFQNGGFSGNTPVQVTTSPQSVVQAVVLPTVGLVSPISINLSDIQNVLKVAVLENNHVTLPSKEPGTVSSGSVQQNSHSLISSISLPLIDQDGTTKIIINYSLEPSQLQAVPQNLKKEAPNLADSCTSEKPPEDLTVKSEKTETSAEGVSNTCLLCNECPGGLNALHELKHYQLKTEANSGESSIKVPENLAGASVSTEENTSSDQEPLKNLLSLLKAYYALNAQPTSEELAKISVAVNLPLEKVKKWFEKMQTSQIPVQPSCPSSPTPNNEEVKPKLFISHPDSSPDDVQGNSANSETNDKLTESQITNTPLNATAEPSRSNTPSPSPLNLSSASSRNSQSYLNTPDSNQEDLQLEPLDLSLPRQQKEGLERPTITSVYHSSVHYVQEEPLNLSCLKKEQIENDSTNEGNSTSAKPINIAIPAVTTKLPTIVAISSQNSVPCLRPIATIKQASFIPQVAYTYKTTNSNGAEQQQKSTQANGNHQEENQETSSGGVPNTDDQNDSDSTPPRKKIKKTENGMYACDLCDKIFQKSSSLLRHKYEHTGKRPHQCGICKKAFKHKHHLIEHTRLHSGEKPYQCDKCGKRFSHSGSYSQHMNHRYSYCKREAEEREGTEQEETGPDSLNNSEYTDIRTSPSHVDSDDKDSTAREDESEKEEEEKESDEMQDTCAEEMREESEEEAEEANRTDLMSDVEQENTVNSLQALEANSPEKM